The Stenotrophomonas rhizophila genome has a window encoding:
- the fucP gene encoding L-fucose:H+ symporter permease, producing MPISPTHRLPTSSSTAPVVNTRMALAVATTIFFMWGFLTCLNDILIPHLKAVFELNYAKAMLVQFTFFGAYFLMSLPAGRLVAHLGYKKGIVAGLAIAAVGALGFWPAAELRVYEAFLGALFVLATGITVLQVAANPYVALLGPEQTASSRLTLAQALNSLGTAIAPIFGGLLILGNTVKSADELAALGAAEQLAYRTQEAQSVQGPYVGLAIALALLAVFVYLFRLPALNETTEQADPVKHTLMDALRHRHVTFGVLGIFFYVGAEVSIGSFLVNYLSMPNIGGLTEQQATGYVSAYWTMAMIGRFAGSAIMTRFSPRLLLTLFATANAVLLAVTMASEGQVAMYSVVAIGLFNSIMFPTIFALSIERLGALTNKASSLLIMAIVGGAIIPFLQGLLADRIGLHLSFILPLLCYGYILFYGVWGSRPRAGFSQGG from the coding sequence ATGCCCATTTCTCCAACGCATCGCCTGCCCACATCGTCATCCACCGCGCCCGTGGTCAACACGCGCATGGCGTTGGCGGTGGCCACCACGATCTTCTTCATGTGGGGCTTCCTGACCTGCCTCAACGACATCCTGATTCCGCACCTGAAGGCGGTGTTCGAACTGAACTACGCCAAGGCGATGCTGGTGCAGTTCACCTTCTTCGGCGCGTACTTCCTGATGTCGCTGCCGGCCGGTCGGCTGGTGGCGCACCTGGGCTACAAGAAGGGCATCGTGGCCGGCCTGGCCATCGCCGCCGTTGGCGCGCTCGGCTTCTGGCCTGCCGCCGAACTGCGGGTGTATGAAGCCTTCCTTGGCGCGCTGTTCGTGCTCGCCACCGGCATCACCGTGCTGCAGGTGGCGGCCAATCCGTACGTGGCGCTGCTCGGCCCGGAACAGACCGCCTCGAGCCGCCTGACCCTGGCGCAGGCGCTGAACTCGCTGGGTACGGCGATCGCGCCGATCTTCGGCGGCCTGCTGATCCTCGGCAACACGGTCAAGAGTGCCGATGAACTGGCCGCACTCGGCGCGGCCGAACAGCTGGCCTACCGCACCCAGGAAGCACAGTCGGTGCAGGGCCCGTACGTGGGCCTGGCGATCGCGCTGGCGCTGCTGGCGGTGTTCGTCTACCTGTTCCGCCTGCCGGCGTTGAATGAAACCACCGAACAGGCCGACCCGGTCAAGCACACCCTGATGGATGCGCTGCGCCACCGCCACGTGACCTTCGGGGTGCTGGGCATCTTCTTCTACGTCGGTGCGGAAGTCTCGATCGGCAGCTTCCTGGTCAATTACCTGTCGATGCCGAACATCGGCGGCCTGACCGAACAGCAGGCCACCGGCTACGTGTCGGCCTACTGGACGATGGCGATGATCGGCCGCTTCGCTGGTTCGGCGATCATGACCCGCTTCTCCCCGCGCCTCCTGCTTACCCTGTTTGCCACCGCCAATGCCGTGTTGCTGGCAGTGACCATGGCCAGCGAAGGGCAGGTGGCGATGTACTCGGTGGTGGCCATCGGCCTGTTCAACTCGATCATGTTCCCGACCATCTTCGCGCTCAGCATCGAGCGCCTGGGCGCGCTGACCAACAAGGCCTCCAGCCTGCTGATCATGGCCATCGTCGGTGGCGCGATCATCCCGTTCCTGCAGGGCCTGCTGGCCGACCGCATCGGCCTGCACCTGTCTTTCATCCTGCCGTTGCTGTGCTACGGCTACATCCTCTTCTACGGCGTGTGGGGCTCGCGCCCGCGCGCCGGTTTCAGCCAGGGGGGCTGA
- a CDS encoding carbohydrate kinase family protein produces MTKIVCFGEILIDLLAQPPATPDTPRAFLQYAGGAPANVAVAAARLGADTHFAGMLGQDMFGDFLAESLAGAGVATDCIVRTDAAKTALAFVALDAHGERSFSFYRPPAADLLFRAEHFSPACFDGTRSFHVCSNSLTEAAIAQATLDGMQRARAAGAMVSLDLNLRPALWPAGVDPTAQLWEALVLADLVKLSREELEYLAAPLGADGNAVVIQRLLAAHAQAVVVTDGAAPMRWHTRHGSGVVTGFQVPAVDTTAAGDAFVGGLLFALGERGADGDAFVDFCRDAAGLQDAIRFGAAVGALAVTRKGAFAAMPSLADVQTLLQQQQETAA; encoded by the coding sequence ATGACCAAGATTGTTTGTTTCGGCGAAATTTTGATCGATCTACTTGCGCAGCCGCCGGCCACGCCGGACACGCCTCGCGCGTTCCTGCAGTACGCCGGCGGTGCCCCTGCCAACGTTGCCGTGGCCGCCGCGCGGCTCGGGGCGGACACCCATTTCGCCGGCATGCTCGGCCAGGACATGTTCGGCGACTTCCTTGCCGAGAGCCTGGCCGGTGCCGGGGTCGCCACCGACTGCATCGTGCGCACCGACGCGGCCAAGACCGCGCTGGCATTCGTGGCGCTGGACGCGCACGGCGAGCGTAGTTTCAGCTTCTACCGGCCGCCGGCCGCGGACCTGCTGTTCCGCGCCGAGCACTTCAGCCCGGCCTGTTTCGACGGCACCCGCAGCTTCCACGTGTGCTCCAACAGCCTGACTGAAGCGGCCATCGCCCAGGCCACGCTCGACGGCATGCAGCGCGCACGTGCGGCCGGTGCGATGGTCAGCCTGGACCTCAATCTGCGCCCCGCGCTGTGGCCGGCCGGTGTCGACCCGACCGCGCAGCTGTGGGAAGCGCTGGTGCTGGCCGACCTGGTCAAGCTCTCGCGCGAGGAACTTGAATACCTGGCCGCGCCGCTGGGCGCCGACGGCAATGCCGTGGTCATCCAGCGCCTGCTGGCCGCGCATGCGCAGGCCGTGGTGGTCACCGATGGCGCCGCCCCGATGCGTTGGCACACCCGCCATGGCAGCGGCGTGGTCACCGGCTTCCAAGTGCCTGCCGTGGACACCACCGCCGCAGGCGATGCGTTCGTAGGCGGGCTGCTGTTCGCGCTCGGTGAGCGCGGTGCCGATGGCGATGCGTTCGTCGACTTCTGCCGCGACGCGGCCGGGCTGCAGGACGCCATCCGTTTCGGTGCCGCCGTCGGCGCGCTGGCCGTGACCCGCAAGGGCGCGTTCGCCGCGATGCCGAGCCTGGCCGATGTCCAGACACTGCTGCAGCAACAACAGGAAACCGCCGCATGA
- a CDS encoding AGE family epimerase/isomerase, whose translation MTTAIPAQPDFRSPEFLRAHIAQSMAFYQPHEIDPNGGFFHYYLDDGTVYDASHRHLVSSTRFVFNHAMAYREFGKAEDLKAVEHGIRYLREVHRNPATGGYAWTLRDGVVEDATNHCYGVAFVLLAYSCALKAGIGEARAWMDETWALLETRFWEPEFGLYKDEADADWNFSDYRGQNANMHMCEAMLAAFEASGEARYRDRALLLADHMTRRQAAQGEGLVWEHYDRQWQIDWNYNLDNPKHLFRPWGFQPGHQTEWAKLLLILDRHVQADWLVPTARHLFDTAVARSWDQARGGLYYGFAPDGTVCDDDKYFWVQAESLATAALLAARTGDAVYWDWYDKLWAYAWQHMIDHQYGAWYRILDADNRKYSNEKSPAGKTDYHTMGACYEVLNVVR comes from the coding sequence ATGACTACCGCCATTCCCGCCCAGCCTGATTTCCGTTCGCCGGAATTCCTGCGCGCGCACATCGCGCAGAGCATGGCGTTCTACCAGCCGCACGAGATCGACCCCAACGGCGGCTTCTTCCACTACTACCTGGACGATGGCACGGTCTACGACGCCAGCCACCGCCACCTGGTGAGCAGCACCCGCTTCGTGTTCAACCACGCCATGGCCTACCGCGAATTCGGCAAGGCGGAGGACCTGAAGGCGGTGGAGCACGGCATCCGCTACCTGCGCGAGGTGCACCGCAACCCGGCCACCGGCGGCTACGCCTGGACCCTGCGCGACGGCGTGGTCGAAGATGCCACCAACCACTGCTACGGCGTGGCCTTCGTGCTGCTGGCCTACAGCTGCGCGTTGAAGGCCGGCATCGGCGAAGCACGTGCGTGGATGGATGAAACCTGGGCCCTGCTGGAAACGCGCTTCTGGGAACCCGAATTCGGCCTGTACAAGGACGAAGCGGACGCCGACTGGAACTTCAGCGACTATCGCGGCCAGAACGCCAACATGCACATGTGCGAAGCGATGCTGGCCGCATTCGAGGCCAGTGGCGAAGCCCGCTACCGCGACCGTGCGCTGCTGCTGGCCGACCACATGACGCGCCGCCAGGCTGCGCAGGGCGAGGGGCTGGTGTGGGAGCACTACGACCGGCAGTGGCAGATCGACTGGAACTACAACCTCGACAACCCCAAGCACCTGTTCCGCCCGTGGGGCTTCCAGCCCGGCCACCAGACCGAGTGGGCCAAGCTGCTGCTGATCCTGGACCGCCATGTGCAGGCCGACTGGCTGGTGCCGACCGCGCGCCACCTGTTCGATACCGCCGTGGCGCGCAGTTGGGACCAGGCGCGCGGCGGCCTGTACTACGGCTTCGCGCCGGATGGCACGGTGTGCGACGACGACAAGTACTTCTGGGTGCAGGCCGAATCGCTGGCCACCGCCGCGCTGCTGGCCGCGCGTACCGGTGACGCGGTCTACTGGGACTGGTACGACAAGCTCTGGGCGTACGCCTGGCAGCACATGATCGACCACCAGTACGGCGCGTGGTACCGCATCCTGGATGCGGACAACCGCAAGTACAGCAACGAAAAGAGCCCGGCCGGCAAGACCGACTACCACACCATGGGCGCGTGCTACGAAGTACTCAACGTGGTGCGTTGA
- a CDS encoding beta-mannosidase produces MKRWAWSVGLVLLLALHALPAGAAQLRAQWSFRLLPGNAQLKAHPEAGQWRPASVPGSVHTDLLASKLIPDPYAGAPEAGLQWIGLADWEYQARFDVDAATLADAHAELAFEGLDTFAEVSLNDRALLRADNSHRTWRARVDGQLKATGNVLRIVFRSPITTLLPGVQAMPHKIAGNYPSPYGDEPRDAMVGNFVRKPGYHFGWDWGPRYVTAGIWRPVQLESWNAQRITDVAVQTLALDARRADLTVAVEMDSAAARNLPLSVSLIDPDGQVAATVRQTASLRAGQQVLSVPVTLDRPRRWWPAGHGEQARYTVRVVAGAGTADEAEYRMRTGLRTVELRRENDAKGGQGFAFVINGVPIFAKGANVIPFDMFPARVDPARIRRELTAARDANMNMLRNWGGGYYEDQVFFDIADELGLLVWQDFMFGGGMQPGYDPAFRANVVAEARDNVRRLRAHPSVVLWCGNNEEETAWKDWGHGRDLKAADPAFAERVWQGYVDLFGNDLRKVVAEEGLGVPYWSSSPSNDLDTVANDSTRGDKHYWQVWGNPALPVQAYLRETPRFMSEYGLQAWPVLRTLEGIIPAEELRVDSDTVRAHQKFMAGEGNQRLLQYVEREFGTPRDFPDFVYLSQVMQAEGIALAALHHRASRPYTMGSLYWQLNDVWPGASWSSIDYAGRWKALHFHAKRFFADHAVAALRDEGVTRVSLLNDLQQPLKAQWRLRVMDVDGRQVSQQQHAVTVPALSALDVGRFTDAQLLGRADPARTVAVVELLEGKRVRSRQVVYFAAAKDMQLPKVQIDSRWIQDGDDIVLELRAAQLARGVWVDFDGMDATLDDNAIDLVPGEPVRIKVKADVELETLRNALQIRSVADAMAVQ; encoded by the coding sequence ATGAAGCGTTGGGCGTGGAGCGTTGGATTGGTTCTGTTGCTTGCGCTTCATGCGCTCCCCGCGGGCGCGGCGCAGCTGCGTGCGCAATGGTCGTTCCGGCTGCTGCCGGGCAACGCGCAGCTCAAGGCGCATCCCGAGGCAGGCCAATGGCGGCCCGCGTCGGTGCCGGGGTCGGTGCATACCGACCTGCTGGCGAGCAAACTCATTCCGGACCCTTACGCCGGTGCGCCCGAAGCCGGACTGCAGTGGATCGGGCTGGCCGACTGGGAGTACCAGGCGCGTTTCGACGTGGACGCCGCCACCCTGGCCGACGCGCATGCCGAACTGGCATTTGAAGGCCTGGATACCTTTGCGGAAGTGAGCCTCAACGATCGGGCGCTGCTGCGCGCTGACAACAGCCACCGCACCTGGCGGGCGCGGGTGGATGGTCAACTGAAGGCCACCGGCAACGTATTGCGGATCGTGTTCCGTTCGCCGATCACCACGCTGCTGCCCGGCGTGCAGGCGATGCCGCACAAGATCGCCGGCAATTACCCGTCGCCGTATGGCGATGAGCCGCGCGATGCGATGGTCGGCAACTTCGTGCGCAAGCCCGGGTACCACTTCGGCTGGGACTGGGGCCCGCGTTACGTGACCGCCGGGATCTGGCGCCCGGTGCAGCTGGAGAGCTGGAACGCCCAGCGGATCACCGACGTGGCCGTGCAGACGCTGGCGCTGGATGCGCGCCGCGCGGATCTGACGGTGGCGGTGGAGATGGACAGCGCTGCGGCGCGCAACCTGCCGCTCAGTGTGTCGCTGATTGATCCGGATGGGCAGGTGGCGGCGACGGTGAGGCAGACGGCGTCGCTGCGTGCAGGCCAGCAGGTGCTGTCGGTGCCGGTGACGCTGGACCGACCGCGGCGCTGGTGGCCGGCAGGCCATGGCGAACAGGCGCGCTACACCGTGCGCGTGGTTGCCGGCGCGGGAACCGCCGATGAGGCCGAGTACCGCATGCGCACCGGGCTGCGCACGGTGGAGCTGCGCCGCGAGAACGACGCCAAGGGCGGGCAGGGCTTCGCCTTTGTCATCAACGGCGTGCCGATCTTCGCCAAGGGCGCCAACGTCATTCCGTTCGACATGTTCCCCGCGCGGGTCGATCCGGCGCGCATCCGCCGCGAACTGACCGCCGCGCGCGACGCCAACATGAACATGCTGCGCAACTGGGGCGGCGGTTATTACGAGGACCAGGTGTTCTTCGACATCGCCGACGAACTGGGCCTGCTGGTCTGGCAGGACTTCATGTTCGGCGGCGGCATGCAGCCGGGTTACGACCCGGCGTTCCGCGCCAACGTCGTGGCCGAGGCGCGCGACAACGTGCGTCGGCTGCGCGCGCATCCCAGCGTGGTGCTGTGGTGTGGCAACAACGAAGAAGAAACCGCGTGGAAGGACTGGGGCCATGGCCGCGACCTGAAGGCGGCCGATCCGGCGTTTGCCGAACGTGTCTGGCAGGGTTACGTAGACCTGTTCGGCAACGACCTGCGCAAGGTGGTGGCCGAGGAAGGGTTGGGCGTGCCGTACTGGTCAAGCTCGCCGAGCAACGACCTCGATACCGTGGCCAACGACTCCACCCGCGGCGACAAGCACTACTGGCAGGTATGGGGCAACCCGGCGCTGCCGGTGCAGGCGTACCTGCGTGAGACCCCGCGTTTCATGTCCGAGTATGGCCTGCAGGCGTGGCCGGTGCTGCGCACGCTGGAAGGCATCATTCCGGCGGAGGAGCTGCGCGTGGACAGCGACACCGTGCGCGCGCACCAGAAGTTCATGGCGGGCGAGGGCAACCAGCGCCTGCTGCAGTACGTTGAGCGCGAGTTCGGCACGCCGCGTGATTTCCCCGACTTCGTCTACCTGAGCCAGGTGATGCAGGCCGAAGGCATCGCGCTGGCCGCGCTGCACCACCGTGCCTCACGCCCGTACACGATGGGTTCGCTGTACTGGCAGCTCAATGACGTCTGGCCGGGTGCGTCCTGGTCCAGCATCGATTACGCCGGGCGCTGGAAGGCCCTGCACTTCCATGCGAAGCGGTTCTTCGCCGACCATGCGGTGGCGGCATTGCGCGATGAGGGCGTCACCCGCGTCAGCCTGCTCAATGACCTGCAGCAGCCGCTGAAAGCACAGTGGCGGTTGCGGGTGATGGATGTGGATGGCCGCCAGGTTTCGCAACAACAGCATGCGGTGACGGTGCCGGCGCTGTCGGCGCTGGACGTCGGGCGTTTCACCGACGCGCAGCTGCTGGGCAGGGCCGATCCCGCGCGTACGGTCGCGGTGGTGGAACTGCTGGAAGGTAAGCGTGTGCGGTCGCGCCAGGTGGTCTACTTCGCGGCGGCCAAGGATATGCAGCTGCCAAAGGTGCAGATCGACAGCCGCTGGATCCAGGACGGCGATGACATCGTGCTGGAGCTGCGCGCGGCGCAGCTGGCACGCGGCGTGTGGGTGGATTTCGACGGAATGGACGCCACCCTGGACGACAACGCCATCGACCTGGTGCCGGGTGAACCGGTGCGGATCAAGGTCAAGGCAGATGTCGAACTCGAAACGCTGCGCAACGCGCTGCAGATACGCTCAGTAGCCGACGCGATGGCGGTTCAGTGA
- the mtnC gene encoding acireductone synthase, whose amino-acid sequence MPHPTVILTDIEGTTSSISFVKNVLFPYARKALPAFVAAHGQQPEVRRWLDAVAVEIGGACQDSLIVETLQGWIDQDRKHTALKALQGMIWEAGYRNGDYKAHFYPEVAAALRGWHAQGKPLYVYSSGSVPSQKLFFGFSEAGDLTSLVSGWFDTEIGGKREAESYRNIVKAIGVPAGQIVFLSDVVEELDAAREAGLQTRLLDRLDDYPLPRTGEATHGHDRVENFQQITL is encoded by the coding sequence ATGCCCCACCCCACTGTCATCCTCACCGACATCGAAGGCACCACCAGCAGCATTTCCTTCGTGAAGAACGTGCTGTTTCCGTATGCGCGCAAGGCGCTGCCGGCGTTTGTCGCCGCGCACGGCCAGCAGCCGGAGGTGCGTCGCTGGCTGGATGCGGTGGCGGTGGAGATCGGCGGTGCCTGCCAGGACAGCCTCATCGTGGAAACCCTGCAGGGCTGGATCGACCAGGATCGCAAGCACACGGCGCTGAAGGCGCTGCAGGGCATGATCTGGGAAGCCGGCTACCGCAATGGCGACTACAAGGCGCACTTCTACCCGGAAGTGGCCGCTGCGCTGCGCGGCTGGCATGCGCAGGGCAAACCGCTGTATGTGTACTCCTCCGGATCAGTGCCCTCGCAGAAGCTGTTCTTCGGTTTCAGCGAGGCCGGCGACCTGACCAGCCTGGTGTCGGGCTGGTTCGATACCGAGATTGGCGGCAAGCGCGAGGCGGAAAGCTACCGCAACATCGTCAAGGCCATCGGCGTGCCGGCCGGGCAGATCGTGTTCCTGTCGGACGTGGTGGAAGAGCTGGATGCAGCCCGTGAAGCCGGCCTGCAGACCCGCCTGCTGGACCGCCTGGACGATTACCCGCTGCCGCGCACCGGCGAAGCCACGCACGGCCACGACCGCGTGGAAAATTTCCAGCAGATCACGCTGTAA
- a CDS encoding 1,2-dihydroxy-3-keto-5-methylthiopentene dioxygenase, whose translation MSRLRIYNHDAPDAPVLDTQDGATIAAELEKIGVTFERWQAAHEVSPGASQEEVFAAYRSDIDRLVAQHGFKSVDVASIAPDNPNRAELRKKFLDEHFHKEDEVRFFVAGSGLFTLHVDDKVYEIECVKNDLIAVPDGTTHWFDMGDEPSFVAIRFFTEPDGWVGHFTGTDIAQKFPRYVPTKAS comes from the coding sequence ATGAGCCGACTGCGCATTTACAATCACGACGCCCCCGATGCCCCGGTGCTGGATACCCAGGACGGCGCGACCATTGCCGCCGAGCTGGAGAAGATCGGGGTGACCTTTGAACGTTGGCAGGCGGCCCATGAGGTTTCGCCGGGCGCCAGCCAGGAAGAGGTGTTCGCCGCCTACCGCAGCGACATCGACCGGCTGGTCGCCCAGCACGGCTTCAAGAGCGTGGACGTGGCCTCGATCGCGCCGGACAACCCCAACCGCGCCGAGCTGCGGAAGAAGTTCCTGGACGAGCACTTCCACAAGGAAGATGAGGTCCGTTTCTTCGTGGCCGGCTCGGGGCTGTTCACGCTGCACGTGGACGACAAGGTCTATGAGATCGAGTGCGTGAAGAACGACCTGATCGCGGTGCCGGATGGCACCACGCACTGGTTCGACATGGGCGATGAGCCCAGCTTCGTGGCTATCCGATTCTTCACCGAGCCGGATGGCTGGGTCGGGCACTTCACCGGCACGGACATTGCCCAGAAATTCCCTCGTTACGTTCCGACCAAGGCGTCCTGA
- a CDS encoding methylthioribulose 1-phosphate dehydratase: MNDTPYDTARLSELAQVLIDNIRELAQAGWTPATSSNFSHRLDDRHAAITVSGKDKGRLIEDDIMVVDFDGKAVGRPLRPSAETLLHTQLYRRFPEIGCVLHTHSLVQTTASRLYAANGHIRLEGYELLKAFHGNSTHETAVDVPVFANTQDMDELAAKVEQKLDEGCMWGYLIDGHGLYAWGRDMAEARRHMEAFEFLLHCELELRKLRGP, translated from the coding sequence ATGAACGACACCCCTTACGACACGGCTCGTCTGAGCGAACTGGCCCAGGTGCTGATCGACAACATCCGCGAACTGGCCCAGGCCGGGTGGACGCCGGCGACCAGCAGCAATTTCTCGCACCGGCTGGATGACCGGCATGCGGCGATCACGGTGTCCGGCAAGGACAAGGGCCGCCTGATCGAGGACGACATCATGGTGGTGGACTTCGACGGCAAGGCCGTCGGCCGGCCGCTGCGTCCGTCGGCCGAGACGCTGCTGCATACGCAGCTGTATCGCCGGTTCCCGGAGATTGGCTGCGTGCTGCATACCCATTCTCTTGTGCAGACCACCGCCTCGCGGCTGTATGCGGCCAATGGGCATATCCGGCTGGAAGGGTATGAGCTGCTGAAGGCCTTCCACGGCAATAGCACCCATGAAACCGCCGTGGACGTGCCGGTGTTCGCCAACACCCAGGACATGGACGAGCTGGCCGCCAAGGTGGAGCAGAAGCTCGACGAAGGCTGCATGTGGGGCTATCTGATCGACGGGCATGGCCTGTACGCGTGGGGCCGGGACATGGCCGAGGCGCGTCGGCACATGGAGGCGTTCGAGTTCCTGCTGCATTGCGAGCTGGAGCTGCGCAAGCTGCGCGGGCCCTGA
- a CDS encoding amino acid permease — protein MLKQLWATKHPHAAHEDANGLSLKRTLGPWGLTALGIGAVIGGGIFVITGQAAANHAGPAIMLSFVLAAICCAFCAMAYAEFASMVPVSGSAYTYTYATFGELAAWFIGWMLVLEYGVSASAVAVSWTGYFLSLLSHFDIYLPSALVSAPLDGQLRPTGAIANLPAAILVLLLTWLCYVGISKSSAMNMAMVVLKTGLIILVIVVGWKYVDPANWTPFIPANEGPGKFGFEGVLRGAAMVFFAYIGFEAVSVAAQESHRPQRDMPIGMLLSLVICTILYIAMAAVMTGLVPYTMLGTDEPVVTAVAAHPTLGWLRVVVEIGALIGLSSVVLVMVIAQPRIFMIMANDGLLPKVFTTIHPKYRTPHINTVITGIGIALLAALFPLDVLGELTSMGTLIAFAAVCAGVLILRRTQPDLPRPFRIPAAWLICSLGVLSCLALLSAMTMHNWMLMGIWTVIGFAIYFGYSYKHSRLRG, from the coding sequence ATGCTGAAGCAACTGTGGGCCACCAAGCACCCGCACGCCGCCCATGAAGATGCGAACGGGCTGAGCCTGAAGCGCACGCTGGGTCCTTGGGGCCTGACCGCGCTGGGCATCGGCGCGGTGATCGGCGGCGGCATTTTCGTCATCACCGGGCAGGCGGCGGCCAACCATGCGGGCCCGGCGATCATGCTGAGCTTCGTGCTGGCGGCGATCTGCTGTGCGTTCTGCGCGATGGCGTATGCGGAGTTCGCGTCGATGGTGCCGGTCTCCGGCAGCGCCTATACCTATACCTATGCAACCTTCGGCGAGCTGGCGGCGTGGTTCATCGGCTGGATGCTGGTGCTGGAATACGGGGTGTCGGCGTCGGCGGTGGCGGTCAGCTGGACCGGTTACTTCCTGAGCCTGCTGAGTCATTTCGACATCTACCTGCCATCGGCGCTGGTCAGTGCGCCGCTGGATGGGCAGTTGCGCCCCACGGGGGCGATCGCAAACCTGCCGGCGGCGATCCTGGTGCTGCTGCTGACGTGGCTGTGTTATGTGGGCATCAGCAAGTCGTCGGCGATGAACATGGCGATGGTGGTGCTGAAGACCGGCCTGATCATTCTGGTGATCGTGGTCGGCTGGAAGTACGTGGACCCGGCCAACTGGACGCCGTTCATTCCGGCCAATGAGGGACCGGGCAAGTTCGGCTTCGAGGGCGTGCTGCGCGGTGCGGCGATGGTGTTCTTCGCCTACATCGGCTTCGAGGCGGTGTCGGTGGCGGCGCAGGAATCGCACCGGCCGCAGCGCGACATGCCGATCGGCATGCTGCTGTCGCTGGTGATCTGCACGATCCTGTACATCGCGATGGCGGCGGTGATGACCGGGCTGGTGCCGTACACGATGCTGGGCACGGACGAGCCGGTGGTGACGGCGGTGGCGGCGCACCCGACGCTGGGCTGGTTGCGGGTGGTAGTGGAGATCGGTGCGTTGATCGGGCTGTCGTCGGTGGTGCTGGTGATGGTGATCGCGCAGCCGCGCATCTTCATGATCATGGCCAACGACGGTCTGCTGCCGAAGGTGTTCACGACGATCCACCCGAAGTACCGCACGCCGCACATCAATACGGTGATCACGGGCATCGGCATTGCGCTGCTGGCGGCGCTGTTCCCGCTGGACGTGCTGGGCGAGCTGACGTCGATGGGGACGCTGATCGCGTTCGCGGCGGTCTGCGCGGGCGTGCTGATCCTGCGCCGCACGCAGCCGGACCTGCCGCGCCCGTTCCGCATTCCGGCGGCCTGGCTGATCTGCAGCCTGGGCGTGCTGAGCTGCCTGGCGCTCCTGTCGGCGATGACGATGCACAACTGGATGCTGATGGGGATCTGGACCGTGATCGGGTTCGCCATCTACTTCGGTTACAGCTACAAGCACAGCCGCCTGCGCGGCTGA